The following is a genomic window from Coriobacteriaceae bacterium.
TCCTGCTTGAGGAGGATATTCGACACCGTGTAGATGCGATCCTCGCGGGCACGCTGTTTGGCCTTGCGGGCGCGCTTTTCCTCCTTGGAAAGACCTTCCAGGTTTTCGCCCTTCTCGAGCTCCTTGCGGCGTGCCTTGGATGATGCCGGCACGACGCGAACGGAGCTCGCTGCCTGGCGGGCGGGCTTAGCAGATGCGGCGGACTTGCGCGCAACCCCGGTAACTTCGTGGGATTGCGTGCGCTTGTTCGTGGCGCTACGGGTACTCACTTATGCGTTCTCCTTCATGCTTGTGAACTGGGAGCCCGTGATGATCTGGAAGGCCTCGCGATAGCGCTCGGACGTGCCATCGATGACCTCGGCGGGCAGGTGCGGGGTCTCCCCCGTCATATCCCAGTTGGCTTTGAGCCAATTGCGGACGAATTGCTTGTCGTAGCTGGGCTGAATCTTGCCCTCCTCGTAGCTGGCGGCAGGCCAGAAACGGCTGGAGTCAGGCGTGAGGCACTCGTCGATCAGCGTGACCTTGCCATCGATGACACCGAACTCGAACTTGGTGTCGGCAATGATGATGCCACGGGTCGCTGCATACTCGGCGGCAGCCTTGTAGATCTTGAGGGAAAGGTCGCGAATCTGCGTGGCGATGTCCTCGCCCACGATCTCGCAGCAACGCTCGAACGAGATGTTCTCGTCGTGGTCACCGATCTCGGCCTTCGTGGACGGCGTAAACAGCGGCTCGGGAAGCTTGGAAGCCTCGGTCAGGCCCTCAGGCAGCTGGATGCCGCAGACGGTGCCGTTCTCGTCGTAGGTCTTCTTGCCCGAACCGGTCAGATAGCCGCGGACGATGCACTCGATAGGAATCGTCTGGGCCTTCTTAACCAGCATGGCGCGGCCGGCGAGGTAGTCACGATACTCAGCAAACTCCTCAGGGAAATCCGCCGGGTCGATGGAAACGAGGTGGTTGGGAACGATGTCGGCAAACTTATCGAACCAGAATGCCGAGATGCGGTTGAGCACCTCTCCCTTAAACGGAATCTCGTCGGGAAGAATGAAGTCGAACGCAGAAATGCGGTCGGTGGCGACCATCAGCAGGTTTTCACCGGCATCGTAGATATCACGAACCTTGCCACGGGAATCCGGACGACGCTCCATCGTTGTCACGTGAGTCACTCCTTACCAAAATACGACAGTAATGCGGGTTCTTTCCCGCACGTTTTCGCAAACTCGGAGCGGCAGGGACGAAACCCCTCCTTCACCGAATAGCGAAAAGCTAGTGCTCCATTGTAGTAGATGCCGCGTCCGCCGTGTGCTCGCGAGGCAGATGAATCGTAAAAGTCGTACCCTTTCCAAGCTCCGACTCCACGGATATGTAGCCGTGATGGCGCTCGACGATCTGTTTAGTCACGGCGAGGCCCACGCCCAGACCGCCCGCCTCACGGGCACGGCTGGCATCGGCGCGCCAAAAACGGCCGAAGATGCGCGACAAGTCATCCTTGGCAATACCGATGCCGGTATCAGAAACGGCGATGCTGACGTGTTTGCGGTCACTGAGCACCGACACCACGACCCAACCGCCCTCGGGGGTGTAGCGCATGGCGTTGCTCATGAGATTGATGACGCATTGTGTGATCATGTCGGGATCGGCTTCGACGACATCGTCGTGACCTTGGGTCTCGTCAGCAAAGCGCAAGCGCAGATCGCGGTCGACAAAAAGGCGCTCCTGGGCATTGACGATGGAACGCACGAAAGGAACCATGTCCACCGGCTCAAGGTTGAGCGGAGCCGTGCTGTTTTCCATGCGCGACAGGTCGAGCATCTGCTGCACCAGACGAGCCAGGCGACGCGTCTCGGAAGCAACAGTCTCCAAGTGCTCATCGTCGGTAGGATATACGCCATCCTGCATGGCCTCGACCGTTGCGAGCATGGCCATAAGCGGCGTGCGAAGTTCGTGAGCCACGTCCGAGGTCAAACGTTTCTCGTGTTTCATATCCTTCTCGAGCGAAGTGGCCATCTCATCGAATGTCTCGCCCAGTTGATCGATCTCGTCATCGCCGCGCAAGCCCGTACGAGCAGACAGATCGCCATCGCGAATTTGCTTGGCCGTGCTGGTAATACGGTGAATCGGCTTGGTGAGCATGCGCGACACGAGTGATCCGATAACGACCGAAATGCAAACTGCAACAACCGCAGCAAGGGCCATGGCGTTAAAGGTCTTCTCCCTAAACGCAGAATCTGCCTTGGTGAGCAAGGCATCGGAGCCGATGGCCCACAGCTTTACTTGTCCGACATGCTCGCCGGAAGACGTTATGATTTCGACGTTTGCAACGCTATCGGAGCCGGTGGGAGCCGACGAGACCGGACTATGCGATGCTTTTTTCCCGCTCGAGCTGCTCGACGGCGATTCGTTCTCGCGCACATCGGCGGTCGCGCTTGCCGAAGGCCATGAGTCGTCATAAACGACAACGCCTTTCTTGTTGACGACCTGCATACCCAAATCGTCGGACACCAAACTCGATGTCGCGACCGTACGTAGCTCGCCCGCAGTCCAATTGCCGTTTTCCTCATACGACGTCGCAAGCTTTTCGGCAGCGGAATTTGCGATTTCGACGATATTGGAGCGCGTGTAATCCGAAAAGACCGTGCCCCACACAACAGAGACCACGCCCACCAGCACCAATACCGTCATGAGCGATGTCAGAGCAAAAGCAAGTGCCATGCGCGAGGGATAGCTCATCGTTGGCCTTGAATCGGAGCGAGGCGTGTTCCAACTAGCCTTGGAACCCGCCTCGCTCTCCTGCTTGTGCTTTTGTCCGATTTCAAAGCGCGCAGGTGTCATATGTGATTTCCCTATTTCTCGTCCGACTTATCGGTCTTGGCCGGAGCCTCGAAGCGATAGCCGACACCATGAACGGTGTAGAGCCACTTGGGCTTCTTGGGATCATCGCCCAGCTTGGCGCGAAGGTTCTTCACGTGGCTATCGATGGTGCGCTCATAGCCCTCAAAGTCGTACCCAAGCACCTTCTCGACCAGCTCCATACGGTTGTAGACACGGCCGGGATGACGAGCAAGCGTGGTGAGCAGCTTGAACTCGGAAGCCGTCAGATCGACTTCCTTGCCCTCGACCAAGATCTTGTGGCCCGAGATATCGATGACCAGATCGCCGAAGTCGAGTACCTCGACGGCTGGCTCGTCGGCCTGATGGGCACGGCGGAACAAAGCGCGAACGCGCGCGACAAGCTCGCGCGGCGAGAACGGCTTAATCAGATAGTCGTCGGCGCCGAGCTCAAGACCGATAATACGGTCCTCGATCTCGCCCTTGGCAGTCAGCATGATGATGGGGACATCCGAGGTATCGCGAATGGTGCGGCAAACGCGCTCGCCGGGGATCTTGGGGAGCATAAGGTCGAGCACGACCAGGTCGAACTGATGCTTCTCGAACTCCTCGATCGCGGACTGGCCGTCGCCGACACCCACAACCCAGTAGCCTTCGCGCTCGAGATAGGCAGCGACGGCGTCACGGATTGCCTTCTCATCCTCGACCAGCAGAATCTTTTTTGCATCTGAAGCCATAACACGGCCCCCCTGTCTCAATCAGCTAAGAACAAGCCCATTTTAACGCACCTGAGCCCGCCGGATGCCACTATGACGCGGCAGCTCGGCGGGCGGTACTCACAATTACAACGCGTTTATTCCCCTGTTGGCGCCTTTTTAACCCCTCTAAGCTTAAAGAGAGAATAGGCGTGCGGTGACCGTCTCGGGTATACCCTGGCTGTTGCGCACCGTGGCGTACGTAAGAAATGAGTCCGATTTTCCCGCCGTAGCTGGATAATCGCCATATTCCAAAGCGCGGTCGGGCGACAGTAGCGAGCCATAGGTCTTGGCAGAGGTGTCGATGAGAAAATGCGATGCCTGTACCTTAACGAGATATTTATTCTTCTTGCCGGCAGCACATGCGAGTGGCTCGCGGGACAGGAAGAGGTATGGCCCTCCCTCATTACCGATATACGTGCCCATGTTGCCCAGGCTGCCCACGCCACTATAGGTCGCCTCGATAGAAAACACGAAGGTATCGCCCATATATACGGCCTCGAAAGGCGAGACTGACGAGGGAAGGACTAGCTGGGCACGTTTGGTGTTGTTGCCATCGGTCAGATCGATTGCCGTTATGCCGTAGTAGACGCCCTCGTCGTTGCGGACACGCGGCGAGATGGTCAAAATGCCGTCGCTCACGCGCGGGGCCGACGCAAAGCGGCCCGTCGATTTCCAAATTGTCTCGGCCTTGGATTCATCAAGCGAGCGACGATAGCAAAACGAATCACTACTCGTTTTATTGCCGCCTGCCGAAGGCATTTTATACCAGATGGCTGATGACCCGAACGCCGTAAACAGTGGCGGATCGTA
Proteins encoded in this region:
- a CDS encoding phosphoribosylaminoimidazolesuccinocarboxamide synthase, which codes for MERRPDSRGKVRDIYDAGENLLMVATDRISAFDFILPDEIPFKGEVLNRISAFWFDKFADIVPNHLVSIDPADFPEEFAEYRDYLAGRAMLVKKAQTIPIECIVRGYLTGSGKKTYDENGTVCGIQLPEGLTEASKLPEPLFTPSTKAEIGDHDENISFERCCEIVGEDIATQIRDLSLKIYKAAAEYAATRGIIIADTKFEFGVIDGKVTLIDECLTPDSSRFWPAASYEEGKIQPSYDKQFVRNWLKANWDMTGETPHLPAEVIDGTSERYREAFQIITGSQFTSMKENA
- a CDS encoding HAMP domain-containing histidine kinase; the encoded protein is MTPARFEIGQKHKQESEAGSKASWNTPRSDSRPTMSYPSRMALAFALTSLMTVLVLVGVVSVVWGTVFSDYTRSNIVEIANSAAEKLATSYEENGNWTAGELRTVATSSLVSDDLGMQVVNKKGVVVYDDSWPSASATADVRENESPSSSSSGKKASHSPVSSAPTGSDSVANVEIITSSGEHVGQVKLWAIGSDALLTKADSAFREKTFNAMALAAVVAVCISVVIGSLVSRMLTKPIHRITSTAKQIRDGDLSARTGLRGDDEIDQLGETFDEMATSLEKDMKHEKRLTSDVAHELRTPLMAMLATVEAMQDGVYPTDDEHLETVASETRRLARLVQQMLDLSRMENSTAPLNLEPVDMVPFVRSIVNAQERLFVDRDLRLRFADETQGHDDVVEADPDMITQCVINLMSNAMRYTPEGGWVVVSVLSDRKHVSIAVSDTGIGIAKDDLSRIFGRFWRADASRAREAGGLGVGLAVTKQIVERHHGYISVESELGKGTTFTIHLPREHTADAASTTMEH
- a CDS encoding response regulator transcription factor; this encodes MASDAKKILLVEDEKAIRDAVAAYLEREGYWVVGVGDGQSAIEEFEKHQFDLVVLDLMLPKIPGERVCRTIRDTSDVPIIMLTAKGEIEDRIIGLELGADDYLIKPFSPRELVARVRALFRRAHQADEPAVEVLDFGDLVIDISGHKILVEGKEVDLTASEFKLLTTLARHPGRVYNRMELVEKVLGYDFEGYERTIDSHVKNLRAKLGDDPKKPKWLYTVHGVGYRFEAPAKTDKSDEK
- a CDS encoding twin-arginine translocation signal domain-containing protein, producing the protein MGIADHIKNGISRRGFVLGGVAASAATVLAGCSKKTGTSDDAAGEPQVIKDDSKIVSITDEYEAVDIDLEPAASWTLPLGTLLYYCDGDYAAAMMAPASALHANTLGVLNLGDGSLTTLIENPIEGTGYAFYDVRAGDGVFAWVEMNFASSSWKLYAQNLSGASLSGDVVELDRGGKDYDPPLFTAFGSSAIWYKMPSAGGNKTSSDSFCYRRSLDESKAETIWKSTGRFASAPRVSDGILTISPRVRNDEGVYYGITAIDLTDGNNTKRAQLVLPSSVSPFEAVYMGDTFVFSIEATYSGVGSLGNMGTYIGNEGGPYLFLSREPLACAAGKKNKYLVKVQASHFLIDTSAKTYGSLLSPDRALEYGDYPATAGKSDSFLTYATVRNSQGIPETVTARLFSL